From Pyrenophora tritici-repentis strain M4 chromosome 1, whole genome shotgun sequence, the proteins below share one genomic window:
- a CDS encoding CaiB, acyl-CoA transferase-carnitine dehydratase codes for MTRLLGAEEEDSPGAREANNLLTGTRIALKKLLAKAKDNLPEESLAHIANVNFTTANTGSPYFPSPLKQTEAISALKAVEAGVASAIADLQDGQRSRNISVDLERATAFLFSTYLATVGGFDKSNPKAKTLLKDTDLLQAQSVLYRRLSANLYQTKNPGEYFHLHGSLEATKALNMIGLEGSRPDLTDYHECIRVIEDHVKQFTADELEEMNAKIKQAGVTCLKWEDFQATLHGKMLIQQPPWKVEVLETETPATPFPSQSSSAPKPQILAGIRVLELCRIIAGPAMGRGLAEYGAEVLKVTSPNLSDVPFFQVDANIGKHTTDLNLKESRDREVFEELLQSADVVLDGYRPGSLERLGYGPQQLLDIARRRNRGLVYVAENCFGHAGPWSSRPGWQQIADCVTGVAWAQGEAMGMDSPEPVVPPFPMSDYGTGCMGTIAALVGLHKRAKLGGSYLGTTSLCQYDIYLLQLGLYNESMMAELREEHDEAFFALRHHDSVDEVGKRALKTMRRTHPELFEDRHMQECFSRGFNAKVRTIRPVVSIDGYWNGFLRSSRPNGFDKPTWKDWEVDEDLLKT; via the exons TGCCAATACTGGGAGCCCCTACTTCCCCAGTCCTCTGAAACAGACCGAAGCCATTTCAGCTCTCAAAGCGGTGGAAGCAGGTGTTGCATCTGCAATTGCTGATCTTCAAGATGGCCAAAGATCACGCAATATTTCGGTGGATCTAGAAAGAGCAACAGCGTTCCTGTTCTCAACATATCTGGCCACCGTGGGAGGATTCGACAAGTCCAATCCAAAGGCCAAGACATTGCTGAAAG ATACCGACCTTCTTCAAGCACAATCTGTCCTGTACCGTAGGCTGTCTGCGAACCTCTACCAAACGAAAAACCCAGGAGAGTATTTTCATCTTCATGGCTCCCTAGAGGCTACAAAAGCACTCAACATGATTGGCCTAGAGGGGTCCAGACCAGACCTGACTGATTATCACGAATGTATTAGAGTCATCGAAGATCATGTGAAGCAATTCACTGCCGATGAGCTTGAAGAGATGAACGCAAAGATCAAGCAAGCAGGTGTGACCTGCCTGAAGTGGGAAGATTTCCAGGCTACGTTGCATGGCAAAATGCTCATCCAGCAACCGCCTTGGAAGGTAGAGGTCCTTGAGACCGAAACCCCAGCAACGCCTTTCCCTTCTCAATCATCATCTGCACCAAAACCACAGATCCTCGCTGGAATCCGTGTGCTTGAACTTTGCCGCATCATTGCGGGCCCAGCGATGGGCCGTGGTCTGGCTGAGTATGGTGCAGAGGTCCTCAAGGTGACATCGCCAAACCTTTCCGATGTACCTTTCTTCCAAGTCGATGCCAACATCGGCAAGCATACTACCGATTTAAATCTGAAAGAATCGAGAGATCGCGAGGTTTTTGAAGAACTGCTGCAGTCTGCAGACGTTGTCCTTGATGGCTATCGGCCCGGTAGCCTAGAACGCCTCGGATATGGACCTCAACAGCTTCTTGATATTGCAAGAAGACGCAACAGAGGCTTAGTATACGTCGCCGAAAACTGCTTCGGACATGCTGGACCATGGTCTTCCCGTCCAGGGTGGCAACAAATTGCAGACTGTGTGACTGGGGTAGCCTGGGCCCAGGGTGAAGCAATGGGGATGGACTCCCCAGAACCGGTTGTGCCACCCTTCCCGATGAGCGACTACGGCACTGGATGTATGGGTACCATCGCTGCGCTCGTTGGCCTACACAAGCGAGCAAAGCTGGGCGGAAGCTATCTAGGGACCACATCTCTGTGTCAATACGACATCTACCTGCTTCAATTGGGACTCTACAATGAGTCCATGATGGCGGAGCTGAGAGAGGAGCATGACGAGGCCTTCTTTGCATTACGACATCACGATTCAGTGGACGAAGTTGGCAAACGAGCACTAAAGACAATGAGAAGAACGCATCCGGAACTATTCGAGGATCGCCACATGCAGGAGTGTTTTAGCAGGGGGTTTAATGCGAAAGTTAGGACCATAAGGCCAGTAGTCAGCATTGATGGCTACTGGAATGGCTTTTTGCGCAGCTCACGACCTAACGGATTCGACAAACCTACTTGGAAGGACTGGGAGGTAGATGAGGATCTATTGAAAACATAA
- a CDS encoding FSH1 multi-domain protein, translating to MATDNNNTGVNPTLLAFHGSGSNATVHTVQLARLNRVIKPDFETESMEAPFPSQAGPGVLPFFEGCGPFKRWLKTPVSINQMKNGTASSAMEPQVQDLVRSTVERINASGGRVVGLIGFSQGTKVLAGLLKGSELRAALAAKGEDVSDLAWCDFQFGVVICGSFPPPLFPQDVIAKLEKAAGLSETEKKELLEKKISTPTFHVVGTQDEYEWAGDALIEGFFEVAEGKSEVRKWDMGHHYPARAEESEEIGKWMVDVMKGGAP from the exons ATGGCGACAGACAACAACAATACAGGGGTGAACCCCACGCTCCTCGCCTTCCACGGCTCGGGAAGCAATGCTACGGTACACACGGTACAATTGGCGCGATTGAACAGAGTTATCAAGCCCGACTTCGAAACTGAGAGCATGGAAG CACCATTCCCCTCTCAAGCTGGCCCGGGCGTCCTCCCCTTCTTCGAAGGCTGCGGCCCATTCAAGCGCTGGCTCAAAACCCCCGTCTCAATCAACCAGATGAAGAACGGAACCGCGTCATCTGCCATGGAACCCCAAGTCCAGGACCTCGTCCGCAGCACCGTCGAGCGCATCAACGCATCTGGTGGCAGAGTCGTAGGTCTAATTGGCTTTTCGCAAGGCACAAAAGTCCTTGCTGGATTACTCAAGGGCTCCGAACTACGTGCTGCGCTTGCGGCAAAAGGCGAGGACGTTTCTGATCTAGCGTGGTGCGATTTCCAGTTCGGAGTGGTGATTTGTGGAAGTTTCCCGCCGCCGCTGTTCCCTCAGGATGTAATCGCCAAGTTGGAGAAGGCTGCGGGGTTGAGTGAGACGGAAAAGAAGGAGTTGTTGGAGAAGAAGATCTCGACGCCTACGTTTCATGTGGTGGGTACGCAGGATGAGTATGAGTGGGCGGGGGATGCGTTGATTGAGGGCTTCTTTGAAGTGGCAGAGGGTAAGAGTGAGGTCAGGAAGTGGGACATGGGTCATCATTATCCGGCTCGCGCGGAGGAAAGCGAGGAAATCGGGAAGTGGATGGTGGATGTGATGAAGGGAGGTGCGCCATGA